A region of Lycium barbarum isolate Lr01 chromosome 1, ASM1917538v2, whole genome shotgun sequence DNA encodes the following proteins:
- the LOC132601272 gene encoding uncharacterized protein LOC132601272, whose product MDGFRFGYQYKTDTPNMNRLIKNGTEAELGLIPVFPTLTFPNHYAIVTGLYPEYHGIVNNYFLDPNSPGEAFNMKSYDPKWWLGEPLWETLVNHGLKAATYFWPGSEVNKGGWTCPQTFCKRYNGSVSFEERVDTVLNYFDLPSDEIPSFMTLYFGDPDHQGHKVGPDDPQITEAIERVDGMIGKLIQGLEERGVFEDVNIIMVGDHGMVGTCDKKLIFLEDLAPWIEISKDWIQSYSPLLSIRPPPSYSAKDVVTKMNEGLKSGKVQNGKYLKVYLKEELPDRLHYSASDRIPPIIGLIDEAFKVEQKSSKSKECGGSHGYDNAFFSMRSIFIAHGPKFARGRKVPSFENVQIYNLVTTILNIQGASNNGTTSFPKTILLPSH is encoded by the exons ATGG ATGGGTTTCGCTTCGGATATCAATACAAGACAGATACTCCAAATATGAATAGATTGATCAAGAATGGGACGGAAGCCGAACTAGGTTTAATTCCTGTGTTCCCAACTTTGACTTTTCCTAATCATTATGCCATTGTTACTGGTTTGTACCCTGAATATCATGGTATTGTAAACAATTATTTTCTTGATCCCAACAGTCCTGGCGAGGCTTTCAATATGAAGAGTTATGATCCTAAGTGGTGGCTAGGTGAGCCACTTTGGGAGACTTTGGTTAATCATGGTCTTAAGGCTGCTACTTATTTCTGGCCTGGATCTGAAGTGAATAAAGGAGGTTGGACTTGTCCACAAACTTTTTGTAAGAGGTATAATGGTTCCGTCTCGTTTGAAGAAAGAGTTGATACTGTCTTGAACTACTTTGATTTGCCAAGTGATGAAATTCCTTCGTTTATGACACTCTATTTTGGAGACCCTGATCATCAGGGTCATAAGGTTGGGCCAGATGATCCTCAAATCACTGAAGCCATTGAAAGAGTTGATGGGATGATTGGTAAATTGATCCAAGGTTTAGAAGAAAGAGGCGTTTTCGAGGATGTCAACATTATAATGGTTGGGGATCATGGTATGGTTGGCACTTGCGATAAAAAGTTGATCTTTCTGGAGGATTTGGCTCCGTGGATTGAAATTTCAAAGGATTGGATACAGTCATATAGTCCATTGCTTTCCATTCGTCCACCACCAAGTTACTCCGCCAAGGATGTCGTTACCAAGATGAATGAGGGCTTAAAGTCAGGGAAGGTTCAGAATGGGAAATATTTGAAAGTCTATCTAAAGGAGGAGCTGCCTGATCGGCTTCATTATTCTGCGAGTGATCGAATCCCACCCATCATTGGATTGATTGATGAAGCATTTAAGGTCGAACAGAAGAGCTCAAAAAGTAAAGAATGTGGTGGATCTCATGGTTATGACAATGCCTTCTTCTCAATGAGGTCCATTTTCATTGCCCATGGTCCTAAGTTTGCTAGGGGCCGCAAAGTCCCATCTTTTGAGAATGTTCAGATTTACAACCTGGTtaccacaatccttaatatacAAGGAGCATCCAATAATGGGACAACATCATTTCCAAAGACGATTCTTTTACCAAGCCACTGA
- the LOC132601279 gene encoding uncharacterized protein LOC132601279, translating to MLGARLFGRTLLAAAKSESSTAATTKVTNPLEQFFELDRTADDDKPVVYGRGWKASELRLKSWDDLQKLWYVLLKEKNMLMTQRQMLNAQNLRFPNPERISKVRKSMCRIKHVLTERAIEEPDPRRSTEMKRMINAL from the exons ATGCTTGGTGCTAGACTTTTTGGGAGAACGTTATTGGCTGCGGCGAAATCGGAGAGTTCAACTGCTGCTACAACTAAGGTTACTAATCCACTTGAGCAGTTCTTTGAACTTGATAGAACAGCAGATGACGATAAGCCTGTTGTTTATG GTCGAGGTTGGAAAGCTTCTGAACTACGTCTGAAGTCTTGGGATGATCTTCAAAAGTTATGGTACGTTCTTCTAAAGGAGAAGAACATGTTAATGACTCAAAGACAGATGCTTAATGCTCAGAACTTGAGGTTTCCTAATCCTGAGCGTATTTCCAAG GTTAGGAAGTCAATGTGCCGAATCAAGCACGTGCTGACTGAGAGAGCAATCGAAGAACCAGATCCAAGGAGGTCTACTGAGATGAAGAGGATGATAAATGCTTTATGA